In Nycticebus coucang isolate mNycCou1 chromosome 24, mNycCou1.pri, whole genome shotgun sequence, a single window of DNA contains:
- the BRF2 gene encoding transcription factor IIIB 50 kDa subunit — MPGGGRCPDCDSTELVEDSHYSQNQLVCSNCGCVVTEGVLTTTFSDEGNLREVTYSRSTGENEQVSRSQQRGLRRVRDICRVLQLPSTFEDTAVAYYQQAYRHSGVRAARLQKKEVLVGCCVLITCRQHNWPLTMGTICTLLYADLDVFSGTYMQIVKLLGLDVPSLCLAELVKTYCSSFKLFQASPSVPAKYAEEKEKMLSRTLQLVELADETWLVTGRHPLPVITAASFLAWQSLQPSHRLRCSLAQFCKLANIDLPHPASSRLQELLGVLLRMAEQLAWLQVLKLDKRSVVKHIGDLLQHRHTLVRTAFRDGTAEMETQEKERRGQGEEVQNSSLGLPQGKRPASPALLLPPCMLKPPKRICSTPAISTVTGDENISDSEIEQYLRTPQEVRDFQRAQAAGQAAAGVPNPP; from the exons ATGCCCGGCGGAGGCCGCTGTCCCGACTGCGACTCCACTGAGCTCGTGGAAGACTCGCACTACTCACAGAACCAGCTGGTGTGCTCCAACTGCGGCTGCGTGGTCACCGAAGGGGTTCTCACCACCACTTTCAGCGACGAGGGCAACCTCCGAG AAGTAACATATTCCCGAAGCACAGGGGAAAATGAACAAGTTAGTCGCAGCCAGCAACGAG GTCTCCGCCGAGTGAGAGACATTTGTCGTGTTCTGCAGTTGCCATCAACATTTGAGGACACAGCAGTTGCTTACTACCAACAGGCATACCGGCACTCTGGCGTGCGAGCTGCCAGGCTGCAAAAGAAGGAGGTGTTGGTTGGGTGCTGTGTCTTAATCACCTGCCGGCAGCATAACTGGCCCCTAACCATGGGAACCATCTGCACCCTGTTGTATGCAGACTTGGATGTGTTTTCTGGCACTTACATGCAGATAGTGAAGCTCTTGGGGCTGGATGTGCCATCTCTATGCTTGGCAGAACTAGTGAAGACCTATTGTAGCAG CTTCAAGCTGTTCCAAGCTTCCCCGTCAGTGCCAGCCAAGTATgcggaagagaaagagaagatgcTGTCACGAACGTTGCAGTTGGTGGAACTGGCAGATGAGACATGGCTGGTGACTGGGCGGCATCCCTTACCTGTCATCACTGCTGCCTCTTTCCTGGCTTGGCAGTCACTGCAGCCTTCGCATCGGCTGAGGTGTTCCCTTGCCCAGTTTTGTAAACTGGCAAACATAGACCTGCCCCACCCTGCTTCCTCCCGCCTGCAGGAGCTGTTGGGTGTGCTGCTGCGAATGGCTGAGCAGCTGGCCTGGTTGCAAGTTCTGAAACTTGACAAACGGTCTGTGGTGAAACACATCGGTGACCTTCTCCAGCACCGCCACACACTGGTCCGCACAGCTTTTCGGGATGGCACAGCAGAAATGGAGACCCAGGAGAAGGAGCGGCGGGGGCAGGGAGAAGAGGTGCAGAATAGTTCCTTAGGTTTGCCCCAGGGGAAACGGCCAGCCAGTCCTGCCCTTCTCCTCCCACCCTGCATGTTGAAGCCCCCCAAACGGATCTGCTCTACACCTGCCATCTCCACTGTCACTGGAGATGAGAACATTTCTGATAGTGAAATAGAGCAGTATTTGCGTACACCTCAGGAAGTTAGGGACTTTCAGAGAGCACAAGCTGCTGGACAGGCTGCCGCCGGTGTTCCTAACCCTCCCTGA
- the ADGRA2 gene encoding adhesion G protein-coupled receptor A2, protein MGAGGRRMLGAPGRLLLPLLPWLLLLLAPETRGAPGCPVPIRSCKCSGERPKGLSSSAPNPARRRVVCGGGDLPEPPEPGLLPNGTVTLLLSNNKITGLRNGSFLGLYLLEKLDLRSNIISTVQPGAFLGLGELRRLDLSNNRIGCLTSETFQGLPRLLRLNISGNIFSSLQPGVFDELPALKVVDFGTEFLTCDCHLRWLLPWAQNHSLQLSEHTLCAYPRALHTQALGSLQEAQLRCEGALELHTHHLIPSLRQVVFQGDRLPFQCSASYLGNDTRIRWYHNRAAVEGDEQAGVLLADSLVHDCTFITSELTLSHIGVWASGEWECSVSTIQGNASKKVEIVVLETSASYCPAERVANNRGDFRWPRTLAGITAYQSCLQYPFTSVPLSGGAPGTRASRRCDRAGRWEPGDYSHCLYTNDITRVLYTFVLMPINASNALTLAHQLRVYTAEAASFSDTMDVVYVAQMIQKFLGYVDQIKELAEVMVDMASNLMLVAEHLLWLAQREDKACSRIVGALERIGGAALSPHAQHISVNARNVALEAYLIKPHSYVGLTCTAFQRREAGAPGTLPGSPGQNLPAEPEPLTDQQLRFRCTTGRPNVSLSSFHIKNSVALASIQLPPSLFSSLPAALAPPVPPDCTLQLLIFRNGRLFRSHGNTSRPGAGPGKRRGVATPVIFAGTSGCGVGNLTEPVAVSLRHWAEGAEPMAAWWSQEGPGGAGGWSSEGCQLRSSQPNVSSLHCQHLGNVAVLMELSAFPREEGGSGAGLHPAVYPCTALLLLCLFSTIITYILNHSSIHVSRKGWHMLLNLCFHMAMTSAVFAGGITLTNYQMVCQAVGITLHYSSLSTLLWMGVKARVLHKELTWRAPPPQEGDPAPPTPRPMLRFYLIAGGIPLIICGITAAVNIQNYRDHSPYCWLVWRPSLGAFYIPVALILLVTWMYFLCAGLRLRGPLAQSSKGGNSRDSLEPGEELRGPTRLRSSGPLLSDSGSLLATGSAGMVTPGPPDDGDGVYSPGVQLGALVTTHFLYLAMWVCGALAVSQRWLPRVVCSCLYGVAASALGLFVFTHHCARRRDVRASWRACSPPASPSASHAPPRAQPAASEDGSPEFGEGPPSLKSSPSGSRGPALPPGLCKLTNLQLAQSQVCEAGAVARKEGEPEAAGPRGGLASRHPNNLHQGRRAHKSRAKGHRAGEAVGKNRLKPPRGGAAAGAPELPSSESGSLHYSPSDSYAGSSGHPLEGEPMLTPSEGSDTSAAPLPEAGRPGQRRSASRDNLKGGGGGALEESKRRSYPLNSAGLNGAPKGGKYDDVNAGGAEAAGGACMKTGLWKSETTV, encoded by the exons GGACCTGAGGAGCAACATCATCAGCACGGTGCAGCCCGGGGCTTTCCTGGGCCTGGGAGAGCTGAGGCGCTT AGATCTCTCCAACAACCGGATTGGCTGCCTCACCTCTGAGACCTTCCAAGGCCTCCCCAGGCTTCTCCGACT AAACATATCTGGAAACATCTTCTCCAGTCTGCAGCCAGGGGTCTTTGATGAGCTGCCAGCCCTTAAGGTTGT GGACTTCGGCACAGAGTTCTTGACCTGTGACTGCCACCTTCGctggctgttgccctgggccCAGAACCACTCCCTGCAGCTGTCGGAACACACACTCTGTGCCTACCCCCGTGCACTGCACACCCAGGCCCTGGGCAGCCTCCAGGAGGCCCAGCTGCGCTGTG AGGGGGCCCTGGAGCTGCACACCCACCACCTCATCCCATCCCTGCGCCAAGTGGTGTTCCAGGGTGACCGGCTGCCCTTCCAGTGCTCTGCCAGCTACCTGGGCAACGACACTCGCATCCGCTGGTACCACAACCGGGCCGCTGTGGAGGGTGATGAGCAGGCGGGAGTGCTGCTGGCAGACAGCCTGGTCCACGACTGCACCTTCATCACCAG CGAGCTGACCCTGTCTCATATCGGCGTGTGGGCCTCAGGCGAGTGGGAGTGCTCCGTGTCCACCATCCAGGGCAACGCCAGCAAGAAGGTGGAGATTGTGGTGCTGGAGACCTCAGCCTCCTACTGCCCTGCAGAACGCGTGGCCAACAACCGCGGGGACTTCAG gTGGCCTCGAACTCTGGCTGGCATCACAGCCTACCAGTCCTGCCTGCAGTATCCGTTTACCTCAGTGCCCCTGAGTGGGGGTGCTCCAGGCACCCGAGCCTCCCGCCGGTGTGACCGAGCTGGCCGCTGGGAGCCAGGGGACTATTCCCACTGCCTGTACACCAACGACATCACCAGGGTGCTCTACACCTTCGTGTTG ATGCCCATCAATGCATCCAACGCGCTGACCCTGGCCCACCAGCTGCGCGTTTACACAGCCGAGGCTGCCAGCTTTTCAGATACGATGGATGTAGTTTATGTGGCCCAGATGATACAGAAGTTTTTGGGTTATGTTGACCAGATCAAAGAG CTGGCAGAGGTGATGGTGGATATGGCCAGCAACCTGATGCTGGtggctgagcacctgctgtggctGGCCCAGCGCGAGGACAAGGCCTGCAGCCGTATCGTGGGTGCCCTGGAGCGCATTGGGGGAGCTGCCCTCAGCCCTCACGCCCAGCACATCTCTGTG AATGCGAGGAATGTGGCCCTGGAGGCCTACCTCATAAAGCCACACAGCTACGTGGGACTCACTTGCACAGCCTTCCAGAGGAGGGAAGCAGGGGCACCGGGCACCCTGCCAGGCAGCCCTGGCCAGAACCTCCCAGCCGAGCCCGAGCCCCTAACTGATCAGCAGCTCCGCTTCCGTTGTACCACCGGGAGGCCCAACGTATCCCTGTCATCCTTCCACATCAAG AACAGCGTGGCCCTGGCCTCCATCCAGCTGCCCCCCAGCCTGTTCTCATCCCTTCCGGCTGCCTTGGCCCCCCCAGTTCCCCCAGACTGCACCCTGCAACTACTCATCTTCCGAAATGGCCGCCTCTTCCGCAGCCATGGCAACACCTCCCGCCCTGGAGCTGGGCCTGGCAAGAGGCGTGGAGTGGCCACCCCTGTCATCTTTGCAGGAACCA GTGGCTGCGGCGTGGGAAACCTGACAGAACCGGTGGCTGTTTCCCTgcggcactgggctgagggggctGAACCCATGGCCGCTTGGTGGAGCCAGGAGGGGCCCGGGGGAGCCGGGGGCTGGAGCTCCGAGGGCTGCCAGCTCCGCTCCAGCCAGCCCAATGTCAGCTCCCTGCACTGCCAGCACCTGGGCAATGTGGCTGTGCTCATG gaGCTGAGTGCCTTCCCCCGGGAGGAGGGTGGCTCAGGGGCAGGGCTGCACCCTGCTGTGTACCCCTGCACAGCCCTGCTGCTGCTCTGCCTCTTCTCCACCATCATCACCTATATCCTCAACCACAG CTCTATCCATGTGTCCCGGAAGGGCTGGCACATGCTGCTGAACCTGTGTTTCCACATGGCCATGACCTCTGCCGTCTTTGCGGGGGGCATCACACTCACCAACTACCAGATGGTCTGCCAGGCG GTGGGCATCACCCTGCACTACTCTTCATTGTCCACACTGCTCTGGATGGGTGTGAAGGCCCGAGTCCTCCACAAGGAGCTCACCTGGAGGGCGCCCCCTCCACAAGAAGGGGACCCTGCCCCACCTACTCCGCGTCCCATGCTCCG GTTCTATTTGATTGCTGGAGGGATCCCGCTCATtatctgtggcatcacagctgctGTCAATATCCAAAACTACAGGGACCACAGTCCCTA CTGCTGGCTGGTGTGGCGTCCAAGCCTAGGAGCCTTCTACATCCCGGTGGCTTTGATTCTGCTAGTCACCTGGATGTATTTCTTGTGCGCAGGGCTGCGCTTACGGGGTCCCCTGGCACAGAGTTCAAAGGGGGGCAACAGCAGGGACTCCCTGGAGCCAGGGGAGGAGCTGAGGGGTCCCACCCGGCTCCGGAGCAGCGGCCCCCTCCTGAGTGACTCAGGTTCCCTTCTGGCAACTGGGAGTGCAGGCATGGTGACGCCCGGGCCCCCCGATGATGGTGACGGCGTCTATTCTCCGGGCGTCCAACTGGGGGCGCTGGTAACCACGCATTTCCTGTACTTGGCCATGTGGGTCTGCGGAGCACTGGCCGTGTCCCAGCGCTGGCTGCCCCGGGTGGTGTGCAGCTGTCTGTATGGCGTGGCGGCCTCCGCCCTGGGCCTCTTCGTGTTCACCCACCACTGTGCCAGGCGTAGGGATGTGAGGGCCTCCTGGCGCGCTTGCAGCCCGCCTGCCTCGCCCTCGGCCTCCCACGCCCCACCGCGGGCCCAGCCAGCCGCCTCAGAGGATGGCTCCCCCGAGTTCGGGGAAGGGCCCCCCTCCCTCAAGTCTTCCCCGAGCGGCAGCAGAGGCCCCGCGCTGCCCCCAGGCCTCTGCAAGCTCACCAACCTGCAGCTGGCGCAGAGCCAGGTGTGCGAGGCCGGGGCGGTGGCCCGCAAGGAAGGGGAGCCGGAAGCCGCGGGACCCCGGGGGGGCCTGGCTTCTCGCCACCCCAACAACCTCCACCAGGGGCGTCGGGCGCACAAGAGTCGGGCCAAGGGGCACCGCGCCGGGGAGGCCGTCGGCAAGAACCGCCTGAAGCCCCCGCGCGGCGGTGCGGCGGCCGGGGCCCCCGAGTTGCCGTCCAGCGAGAGCGGCAGCCTACACTACAGCCCGAGCGACAGCTACGCGGGCAGCAGCGGCCACCCGCTCGAAGGCGAGCCCATGCTCACGCCCTCCGAGGGCAGCGACACCAGCGCCGCGCCGCTCCCGGAGGCGGGCCGGCCGGGCCAGCGCCGCAGCGCCAGTCGCGACAACCTCaagggcggcggcggcggcgcgctGGAGGAAAGCAAGCGCCGCTCGTACCCGCTCAACAGCGCGGGCCTCAACGGCGCCCCCAAGGGGGGCAAGTACGACGACGTCAACGCGGGGGGCGCCGAGGCGGCCGGCGGCGCCTGCATGAAGACTGGCCTCTGGAAGAGCGAGACCACCGTCTAA